In one window of Opitutus sp. GAS368 DNA:
- a CDS encoding GxxExxY protein: MNTDKLIHPEISEAIIGAAMKVLNTLKPGLDEKAYENALVIELRRRGHRVDQQKRFEVRYEDELVDILVPDMVIDDLVIADPKVVEAFNETHFAQMQGYLTITQLRLALLLNFKFADLRWKRIIR, encoded by the coding sequence ATGAATACGGATAAACTGATTCATCCGGAAATCAGTGAAGCCATCATCGGTGCCGCGATGAAGGTGCTGAACACCCTCAAACCAGGTCTGGATGAAAAGGCTTACGAAAATGCCTTGGTGATCGAATTGCGCAGGCGCGGCCACCGGGTCGATCAACAGAAGCGGTTTGAAGTGCGCTATGAAGACGAACTGGTCGATATCCTTGTTCCCGATATGGTCATCGACGACCTTGTGATAGCAGATCCCAAAGTCGTCGAAGCCTTCAATGAAACGCACTTCGCCCAAATGCAGGGTTATCTGACCATCACCCAGCTTCGCCTGGCCCTGCTGCTGAATTTCAAGTTCGCAGATCTGCGCTGGAAACGGATCATCCGCTAG
- a CDS encoding aminopeptidase, giving the protein MPHTTSLPATFDPALLAGAHNAIHVCLKLQSNERMTLITDRASAEIAAALVAEIEKTGADYQVLVLEEYGARPHRDMPKPVLDDLAQSQVSIYACITQTGELRTRMQMMDVINPRHIRHGHMVNINKQIMVEGMRADFLEVDRLSQKLIEKCRRAKRVTCKTAAGTNYVAELSPKLNWVKTSGLISPAKWGNLPGGEIFTSPFNSHGRFVVDGVVGDYLCQKYGDIGTTPLTIDIKDNRIAKLACKNKELLAEFDAYCHTDENSNRVGEFAIGTNLACTHIIGHILQDEKLPGIHIAFGHPYSEHTGQTWKSTTHIDCVGRFFDIWLDDEQVMAKGKFLI; this is encoded by the coding sequence ATGCCTCATACGACCTCGCTGCCCGCCACTTTCGATCCCGCCCTGCTGGCCGGCGCCCACAACGCCATCCACGTCTGCCTCAAGCTGCAGTCGAACGAGCGCATGACGCTCATCACCGACCGCGCCAGCGCCGAGATCGCCGCCGCCCTCGTGGCCGAGATCGAGAAGACCGGCGCCGACTACCAGGTCCTCGTGCTCGAGGAATACGGCGCCCGCCCGCACCGCGACATGCCGAAGCCCGTCCTCGACGACCTCGCGCAATCCCAGGTCTCCATTTACGCCTGCATCACCCAGACCGGCGAGCTCCGCACCCGCATGCAGATGATGGACGTCATCAACCCGCGCCACATCCGCCACGGGCACATGGTGAACATCAACAAGCAGATCATGGTCGAGGGCATGCGCGCCGACTTCCTCGAGGTCGACCGGCTTTCCCAGAAGCTCATCGAGAAATGCCGCCGGGCGAAGCGGGTCACCTGCAAGACCGCGGCGGGCACCAACTACGTTGCCGAGCTCTCACCGAAACTGAACTGGGTCAAGACCTCCGGCCTCATCTCCCCCGCCAAGTGGGGCAACCTCCCCGGCGGCGAGATCTTCACCTCGCCCTTCAACTCCCACGGCCGCTTCGTCGTGGACGGCGTCGTCGGCGACTACCTCTGCCAGAAATACGGCGACATCGGCACCACCCCGCTGACGATCGACATCAAGGACAACCGCATCGCGAAGCTGGCCTGCAAGAACAAGGAGCTGCTCGCGGAGTTCGACGCCTATTGCCACACGGACGAGAACTCGAACCGCGTCGGCGAGTTCGCCATCGGCACCAACCTGGCCTGCACGCACATCATCGGCCACATCTTGCAGGACGAGAAGCTGCCCGGCATCCACATCGCCTTCGGACATCCCTATAGCGAGCACACTGGCCAGACCTGGAAAAGCACGACGCACATCGACTGCGTCGGCCGCTTCTTCGACATCTGGCTCGACGACGAGCAGGTCATGGCGAAGGGGAAGTTTTTGATTTGA
- a CDS encoding carboxylate-amine ligase, which translates to MCATRKKHKFTLGIEEEFQIVDPVTRELKSHIEEIIEGGKLILKERVRPELHQSVVEIGTDICEDIAAARRSVTGLRRDLAGLAKKANLRIAAAGTHPFSHWIDQKISAGERYQGVLNDLQQVARANLIFGLHVHVGMPDRETAIQLQNTARYFLPHIFALSTNSPFWVGRNTGFASYRLQIFQRFPRTGIPDLFDSVEEFDGYVNLLIKTGCIDNAKKIWWDIRLHPLFHTLEFRVCDIPMRVDETICLAAIMQAVIAKLYKLHRKNLGFRTYRARLINENRWRASRYGINGKMIDFGKSEEVPTRDLINELLEFIDDVVDELGSRTEVNYVQEILAKGTGADRQVEVYNRTKDLKAVVDYIISETHHGLDL; encoded by the coding sequence ATGTGCGCCACGCGGAAAAAGCACAAATTCACCCTCGGCATCGAGGAGGAGTTCCAGATCGTCGACCCGGTCACGCGTGAGCTGAAATCCCATATCGAGGAGATCATCGAGGGCGGGAAGCTCATCCTCAAGGAGCGCGTGCGGCCCGAACTGCACCAGTCCGTCGTCGAGATCGGCACCGACATCTGCGAGGACATCGCCGCCGCGCGCCGGTCCGTCACCGGCCTGCGCCGCGACCTTGCCGGCCTCGCCAAGAAGGCCAACTTGCGCATCGCCGCGGCCGGCACGCACCCATTCTCGCACTGGATCGACCAGAAGATCTCCGCCGGCGAGCGCTACCAGGGCGTGCTGAACGACCTTCAGCAGGTCGCCCGCGCCAATCTCATCTTCGGCCTCCACGTCCACGTCGGCATGCCGGACCGCGAGACCGCCATCCAGCTGCAGAACACCGCGCGCTATTTCCTGCCGCACATCTTCGCGCTCTCCACCAACTCTCCGTTCTGGGTCGGCCGCAACACCGGCTTCGCCTCCTACCGCCTGCAGATTTTCCAGCGCTTCCCGCGCACGGGCATCCCCGACCTGTTCGATTCCGTCGAGGAGTTCGATGGCTACGTCAACCTGCTTATCAAGACCGGGTGCATCGACAACGCCAAAAAGATCTGGTGGGACATCCGCCTGCACCCGCTTTTCCATACGCTGGAGTTCCGCGTATGCGACATCCCGATGCGCGTCGACGAGACCATCTGCCTCGCCGCCATCATGCAGGCCGTCATCGCCAAGCTCTACAAGCTCCACCGGAAGAACCTCGGTTTCCGCACCTACCGGGCCCGGCTGATCAACGAAAACCGCTGGCGGGCCTCCCGCTACGGCATCAACGGCAAGATGATCGATTTCGGCAAATCCGAGGAGGTCCCCACCCGCGACCTGATCAACGAGCTGCTTGAATTCATTGATGACGTGGTGGATGAACTCGGCTCCCGCACCGAGGTCAACTACGTGCAGGAAATCCTGGCCAAGGGCACCGGCGCCGACCGGCAAGTTGAGGTTTACAACCGCACCAAAGACCTCAAAGCCGTGGTGGACTATATCATTTCCGAAACACACCACGGCCTTGATCTCTGA
- a CDS encoding alpha/beta hydrolase-fold protein, producing MNEQHVRWYTRHLSRDFEMLVFGHTGYPVILFPTSLGRYYQNKDFGLVGSVAPLLDAGKIKIYCPDGIDEQSWYNKSLHPADRVRTHQAYENVILHDVLPHAMRETGHGRVCLAGASFGGYHAVNFALHHPDLVGYCISLSGSFDIRPFLDGYYDDNCYFNNPVDYLPNLSDPWFLEQTRRMGIVLGTGDRDGCRDRNLHLSHLLNAKGIPHFLDDRQWCGHDWNYWRDMFPHYASLIHA from the coding sequence ATGAACGAGCAACACGTCCGCTGGTATACGCGACACCTGAGCCGGGATTTTGAGATGCTGGTGTTCGGCCACACGGGTTACCCCGTCATCCTTTTTCCCACCTCGCTGGGCCGGTATTACCAGAACAAGGACTTCGGGCTCGTCGGGTCGGTCGCGCCGCTGCTCGATGCCGGCAAGATCAAGATCTACTGTCCCGACGGCATCGACGAGCAGAGCTGGTATAACAAGTCCCTCCACCCGGCCGACCGCGTCCGCACCCACCAGGCCTACGAAAACGTCATCCTGCACGACGTCCTGCCGCACGCCATGCGCGAGACGGGTCACGGCCGCGTCTGCCTGGCCGGCGCCAGCTTCGGCGGCTATCACGCCGTGAACTTTGCCCTGCACCACCCGGACCTGGTCGGCTATTGCATCAGCCTGAGCGGATCCTTCGACATCCGGCCGTTCCTCGACGGCTACTACGACGACAACTGCTACTTCAACAACCCTGTCGACTACCTGCCCAACCTGAGCGACCCGTGGTTCTTGGAGCAGACCCGCCGCATGGGTATCGTGCTCGGGACCGGCGACCGCGACGGCTGCCGCGACCGCAACCTCCACCTCTCGCACCTGCTCAACGCCAAGGGCATCCCGCATTTCCTCGACGACCGCCAGTGGTGCGGGCACGATTGGAATTACTGGCGGGACATGTTCCCGCACTACGCGTCGCTCATCCACGCCTGA
- a CDS encoding alpha/beta hydrolase-fold protein: protein MPRPRKNDSPLRLHHRFLSRGLRNTRDIVVWLPPGYGLIRGRRHPVVYFQDGQNIFDPLTAFLGNAWHAGDRATDLIRAHRIVAPVMVGIYNTGFNRMNEYAPTPAGFAGWDGEKCQSTGDAKRYAKFVVQELKPFIDSHYLTRPGPRDTALVGSSMGGLVSLYFALWHPRVFGHVAALSPSLWWDSRVVFQDFAKLRKKPEVRLWLDMGTNEPGWEVIRLFRDVLAGKGWREGVDLVCREEPGAEHTEHAWAARIGDVLEWMLPLRR, encoded by the coding sequence ATGCCGCGCCCGCGCAAAAACGACTCCCCGCTCCGGCTTCATCACCGCTTCCTCTCCCGCGGGCTGCGCAACACCCGCGACATCGTCGTGTGGCTGCCGCCCGGCTACGGCCTGATCCGCGGCCGCCGGCACCCGGTCGTCTATTTCCAGGACGGCCAGAACATCTTTGACCCACTGACAGCCTTCCTGGGCAACGCCTGGCACGCCGGCGACCGCGCGACCGACCTGATCCGCGCCCACCGGATCGTTGCCCCGGTCATGGTCGGCATCTACAACACCGGCTTCAACCGCATGAACGAATACGCGCCGACCCCCGCCGGGTTCGCCGGCTGGGACGGCGAGAAATGCCAGAGCACCGGCGACGCCAAGCGCTACGCGAAGTTCGTCGTGCAGGAGCTGAAGCCGTTCATTGATTCGCACTACCTCACCCGGCCCGGTCCGCGGGACACCGCGCTCGTCGGCTCGTCGATGGGCGGGCTCGTGTCACTCTACTTCGCGCTGTGGCATCCGCGCGTGTTCGGCCACGTGGCGGCGCTGTCGCCGTCGCTGTGGTGGGACAGCCGGGTGGTCTTCCAGGATTTCGCCAAGCTCCGCAAGAAACCCGAGGTGCGCCTCTGGCTCGACATGGGCACCAACGAGCCCGGCTGGGAGGTCATCCGGTTGTTCCGCGACGTCCTCGCCGGCAAGGGCTGGCGGGAGGGCGTCGATCTCGTCTGCCGGGAAGAGCCCGGCGCGGAGCACACGGAGCACGCCTGGGCCGCGCGCATCGGCGACGTGCTGGAGTGGATGCTGCCGCTGCGGCGCTAG
- a CDS encoding transposase, translating into MLERDHLRRLKDVWIEPPIYFLTVCTAQRAKLLAHPPAAKILTQAWRSSPAIYQWVIGRYVIMPDHVHFFATPRPQARPLSDFMRDWKKWTTWRFNRGQLSPSALWQAEFFDHVLRSPKSYEEKWQYVRQNPVRAGLTASAEEWPYSGECEMLTM; encoded by the coding sequence ATGCTGGAACGCGATCACCTTCGACGATTGAAGGATGTCTGGATCGAGCCACCGATTTATTTTCTGACCGTTTGCACGGCACAGCGTGCGAAGCTTCTGGCCCATCCGCCTGCCGCGAAAATCCTAACCCAGGCGTGGCGCAGCTCACCCGCGATTTATCAATGGGTCATCGGCCGCTATGTGATCATGCCGGATCACGTCCATTTCTTCGCCACTCCGCGACCACAGGCAAGACCGCTTAGTGATTTCATGCGCGACTGGAAGAAGTGGACGACTTGGCGTTTCAATCGCGGCCAGCTTTCTCCAAGCGCGCTCTGGCAGGCTGAATTTTTTGATCACGTTTTGCGTTCCCCAAAGAGCTATGAAGAGAAGTGGCAATATGTCCGACAGAATCCGGTTCGGGCCGGGCTCACCGCTTCAGCCGAGGAATGGCCATATTCAGGTGAATGTGAAATGTTGACCATGTAA
- a CDS encoding Rrf2 family transcriptional regulator, translated as MKISVKVDYACRVMAELARLHGSGELAQIDHLAKTEAVPANFLAQILGKLRTGGLITSRRGNLGGYTLARSPEDITLYDIMMATEGECLGLSGNFAGRSGRRLKQVWDDVRATLVEKTKEYTLDQLASKNPTEMYYI; from the coding sequence ATGAAAATCTCCGTCAAAGTCGATTATGCCTGCCGCGTCATGGCGGAGCTGGCGCGGCTGCACGGCTCGGGCGAGCTCGCGCAGATCGACCATCTGGCGAAAACCGAGGCGGTGCCGGCCAATTTCCTCGCGCAGATCCTCGGCAAGCTTCGCACCGGCGGCCTCATCACCAGCCGGCGCGGTAATCTCGGCGGCTACACGCTCGCGCGGTCACCGGAGGACATCACGCTTTACGACATCATGATGGCCACCGAAGGCGAGTGCCTTGGCCTGAGCGGCAACTTCGCCGGCCGCAGCGGTCGCCGGCTCAAGCAGGTCTGGGACGACGTGCGCGCCACCCTGGTCGAGAAGACCAAGGAATACACGCTCGACCAGCTGGCCTCGAAGAACCCGACCGAGATGTATTATATCTGA
- a CDS encoding GTP-binding protein, producing MPVDILRFNTCGSVDDGKSTLIGRLLYDSKSLMEDQIEALERSADITGGGAINLANLTDGLRAEREQGITIDVAYRYFATPKRKFIIADTPGHIQYTRNMVTGASNANASVILVDARLGVIEQSRRHTAIASLLRIPHLVVAINKMDLVGWSEARFNEIREQFEAFLPRLDIKDVKFIPISALHGDNVVTPSVHTPWYPGPTLLGHLESVHIGSDWNLNGFRLPVQWVNRPNNPTDAQLHDFRGCSGQIAGGIVRTGQKVLVLPAGLVTTVKEIWTYDGSVPEAFCPQSVTLVLADDIDAGRGSMIVGLDNPAGTGTDLHAKVCWMHSRPLERGKKYFLKHTTSTVQAVVADIEHRLNIETLDPEPAPAALTVNDLGEIRLRVSKPLYYDSYAVNRLTGSFILIEPGTNATVAAGMLLPSHEAVKPESGDFMI from the coding sequence CTGCCGGTCGACATCCTGCGCTTCAACACCTGCGGCAGCGTCGACGACGGCAAGTCCACGCTCATCGGCCGCCTGCTCTACGATTCGAAATCGCTGATGGAGGATCAGATCGAGGCGCTCGAGCGCTCGGCTGACATCACCGGCGGCGGCGCGATCAACCTCGCCAATCTCACCGACGGCCTCCGCGCCGAGCGCGAGCAGGGCATCACGATCGACGTCGCCTACCGCTACTTCGCCACGCCGAAGCGCAAGTTCATCATCGCGGACACCCCGGGCCACATCCAATACACGCGCAACATGGTGACCGGCGCCAGCAACGCCAACGCCTCCGTCATCCTCGTCGACGCCCGCCTCGGCGTGATCGAACAAAGCCGCCGCCACACCGCCATCGCGTCGCTGCTGCGTATCCCGCATCTCGTCGTCGCGATCAACAAGATGGACCTCGTCGGCTGGAGCGAGGCGCGCTTCAACGAGATCCGCGAGCAGTTCGAGGCCTTCCTGCCGCGCCTCGACATCAAGGACGTCAAGTTCATCCCCATCAGCGCGCTCCACGGCGACAATGTCGTCACGCCCTCCGTCCACACTCCCTGGTATCCCGGACCGACGCTGCTCGGCCACCTCGAGAGCGTGCACATCGGCAGCGACTGGAACCTGAACGGTTTCCGCCTGCCCGTGCAATGGGTCAACCGCCCGAACAACCCGACCGACGCCCAGCTCCATGACTTCCGCGGCTGCAGCGGCCAGATCGCCGGCGGCATCGTGCGCACCGGCCAGAAGGTCCTCGTCCTGCCCGCCGGTCTCGTGACGACCGTGAAGGAAATCTGGACCTACGACGGCAGCGTGCCCGAGGCGTTCTGCCCGCAGTCGGTCACGCTCGTGCTCGCGGACGACATCGACGCCGGTCGCGGCAGCATGATCGTCGGCCTGGACAACCCCGCCGGCACCGGCACCGACCTGCACGCCAAGGTCTGCTGGATGCACTCCCGCCCGCTCGAGCGCGGCAAAAAATATTTCCTCAAGCACACGACCAGCACCGTGCAGGCCGTCGTAGCCGACATCGAGCACCGGCTCAACATCGAGACGCTCGATCCCGAGCCGGCGCCGGCCGCGCTCACGGTAAACGACCTCGGCGAGATCCGCCTCCGCGTCTCGAAGCCGCTGTATTACGACAGCTACGCGGTCAACCGCCTGACGGGCTCGTTCATCCTGATCGAGCCGGGCACCAACGCCACCGTCGCCGCCGGCATGTTGCTGCCGTCGCACGAGGCTGTGAAACCCGAGAGCGGCGACTTCATGATCTGA
- the cysD gene encoding sulfate adenylyltransferase subunit CysD: MPTSYHLDHLQHLETEAIHIMREVAGEFERPALLFSGGKDSICLLRLAEKAFRPSELPLPLLNVDTGHHFPELNEFRDRRAKQLGAKLIVRKVEDAIARGTATPAPGEVSRNRLQIPVLLAAIEEYRFDACIGGARRDEEKARAKERFFSFRDSFGQWDPKNQRPEIWNLYNGRLNPGDNMRVFPLSNWTEMDVWEYIRQEELEVPSIYFSHTRKCVRRGGQWLPVNDILPPKPTETVRDLVVRVRTIGDIISTGLVESPAATVDDIITEIAAARVTERGSRADDKASEAAMEDRKKAGYF; encoded by the coding sequence ATGCCGACCAGCTACCATCTCGATCACCTGCAGCACCTCGAAACCGAGGCGATCCACATCATGCGCGAGGTCGCGGGCGAATTCGAGCGCCCCGCCTTGCTCTTCTCCGGCGGCAAGGATTCCATCTGCCTCCTGCGTCTCGCGGAGAAGGCGTTCCGCCCGTCGGAGCTGCCGCTGCCGCTGCTCAACGTCGACACCGGCCACCATTTTCCCGAGCTGAACGAGTTCCGCGACCGCCGCGCGAAGCAGCTGGGTGCGAAGCTCATCGTGCGCAAGGTCGAGGACGCCATCGCCCGCGGCACCGCCACGCCGGCGCCGGGCGAGGTTAGCCGCAACCGGCTGCAGATCCCCGTCTTGCTCGCCGCCATCGAGGAATACCGCTTCGACGCCTGCATCGGCGGCGCCCGCCGCGACGAGGAGAAGGCCCGCGCCAAGGAGCGCTTCTTCAGCTTCCGCGACAGCTTCGGCCAGTGGGACCCGAAGAACCAGCGCCCCGAGATCTGGAACCTCTACAACGGCCGGCTCAACCCGGGCGACAACATGCGCGTGTTCCCGCTGAGCAACTGGACCGAGATGGACGTGTGGGAATACATCCGCCAGGAGGAGCTCGAGGTGCCCAGCATCTATTTCAGCCACACCCGCAAGTGCGTGCGCCGCGGCGGCCAGTGGCTCCCGGTCAACGACATTCTCCCGCCCAAGCCCACCGAGACGGTCCGCGACCTCGTCGTGCGCGTTCGCACCATTGGCGACATCATCAGCACCGGCCTGGTCGAGTCGCCTGCCGCGACGGTGGACGACATCATCACCGAGATCGCCGCCGCGCGCGTCACCGAGCGCGGCTCCCGCGCCGACGACAAGGCCTCCGAGGCGGCCATGGAGGACCGCAAGAAGGCGGGCTATTTCTAA
- a CDS encoding phosphoadenosine phosphosulfate reductase family protein produces MNDTAALTRWNAELRAKSPLEIVRWAVAQAGGRAIVSTNFRPYEAAILHVATQVQSDIPVLWVDHGYNRPATYRHAEALRTSLGLNLKPFLPRLTPAHRDAVHGPIPTTEDEAGLKKFSALMKLEPFQRGMRELAPTVWLTALRQVQNPNRAGLDIVSLDENFGALKVSPFFYATDADLEAYLAQHGLPNEWDYFDPAKADEKRECGLHAAWGKQAVNA; encoded by the coding sequence ATGAATGATACCGCCGCCCTCACCCGCTGGAACGCCGAACTGCGCGCCAAGTCGCCGCTCGAGATCGTCCGCTGGGCCGTCGCCCAGGCCGGCGGCCGCGCCATCGTCTCCACCAATTTCCGCCCCTACGAGGCCGCGATCCTGCACGTCGCGACGCAGGTGCAGTCCGACATCCCGGTGCTCTGGGTCGACCACGGCTACAACCGCCCGGCGACCTACCGGCACGCCGAGGCCCTGCGCACGTCGCTCGGCCTCAACCTCAAGCCTTTCCTCCCGCGCCTGACACCCGCGCACCGCGACGCCGTCCATGGCCCGATCCCGACGACCGAGGACGAGGCCGGCCTGAAGAAGTTCAGCGCGCTGATGAAACTCGAGCCCTTCCAGCGCGGCATGCGCGAGCTCGCGCCGACCGTCTGGCTCACCGCGCTGCGCCAGGTGCAGAACCCGAACCGCGCCGGCCTCGACATCGTGTCACTCGACGAAAATTTTGGCGCGCTCAAGGTCAGCCCGTTTTTCTACGCCACCGACGCCGACCTCGAGGCCTACCTCGCGCAGCACGGGCTGCCGAACGAGTGGGATTACTTCGATCCCGCCAAGGCTGACGAAAAGCGCGAGTGCGGCCTGCACGCCGCTTGGGGCAAACAGGCGGTCAACGCCTGA
- a CDS encoding NADPH-dependent assimilatory sulfite reductase hemoprotein subunit produces MPENTPAPVSKNELLKQNDPTLAGRIAATLADATTDRFSEDDTQFTKFHGIYQQDDRDLRKTAKKYIMMIRSRIPGGVMTAKQWTVFDDLATNHGNNTLRVTTRQCIQFHGVVKSGLGPLIKKINESLLSTLAACGDVNRNVTASPTPATTKARENVYADALRTAYALAPVTKAYHAIWIDNVQLNLEAEENKNFSDPLYGQTYLPRKFKISFVVPPVNDMDVFTNDLGFIAIVENDRLIGYNVAVGGGMGRSHGNVQTFPRLADVIGFVKPENLIEVARAVLTTFRDFGDRANRKHARFKYVLEDRGVDFVRNEINRRANLILGPVRPYEFSTMGDLYGWHRAVDGSQFLTLFVETGRIKDVPGHAMKTALRQVAEKFPHLEFRLSANQNVILANIPDTDRAGLTALLAAHGVKVENQTSLLHAASMACPALPTCGLALAESERMLPGLIDRIERLGGELGLGGEEIIIRSTGCPNGCARPYMAEIAFVGKAPGRYQLWLGGNAAGTRLNRVFKDTVKDAEIEAELRPLLTRWRDERWPGERFGDFCSRIVLPEQIKAGAAGDAAPAPLST; encoded by the coding sequence ATGCCTGAAAATACACCAGCGCCTGTCAGCAAGAACGAGCTGCTCAAACAGAACGATCCCACCCTCGCGGGACGAATCGCCGCGACGCTGGCCGATGCTACTACGGACCGTTTTTCGGAGGACGACACCCAGTTTACCAAATTCCATGGCATCTATCAGCAGGACGACCGCGACCTGCGCAAGACCGCAAAGAAATACATCATGATGATCCGCAGCCGCATCCCCGGCGGCGTCATGACCGCGAAGCAATGGACCGTTTTCGATGACCTCGCGACCAATCACGGCAACAACACCCTCCGCGTCACCACGCGTCAGTGCATCCAGTTTCACGGCGTCGTGAAATCCGGGCTGGGGCCGCTGATCAAAAAAATCAACGAGTCGCTGCTGTCCACCCTCGCGGCGTGCGGCGACGTGAACCGCAACGTCACCGCCTCACCCACGCCGGCAACGACCAAGGCCCGCGAGAATGTCTACGCCGATGCGCTGCGCACCGCTTACGCCCTCGCGCCGGTAACCAAGGCCTATCACGCCATCTGGATCGACAACGTCCAGCTCAACCTGGAGGCCGAGGAGAACAAAAATTTCAGCGACCCGCTTTACGGCCAGACCTACCTGCCGCGCAAGTTCAAGATCTCCTTCGTGGTGCCGCCGGTGAACGACATGGATGTGTTCACCAACGACCTCGGTTTCATCGCCATCGTCGAAAACGACCGGCTCATCGGCTACAACGTCGCGGTCGGCGGTGGCATGGGCCGCAGCCACGGCAACGTCCAGACGTTCCCGCGGCTGGCCGACGTGATCGGCTTCGTGAAACCGGAGAATCTGATCGAAGTTGCCAGGGCCGTGCTCACGACCTTCCGCGATTTTGGCGACCGCGCCAACCGCAAGCATGCGCGCTTCAAATATGTGCTCGAGGACCGGGGCGTCGATTTCGTTCGCAACGAGATCAACCGGCGCGCCAACCTCATCCTCGGCCCGGTGCGCCCCTACGAATTTTCCACCATGGGCGACCTCTATGGCTGGCATCGGGCCGTCGACGGCTCGCAGTTCCTCACCCTGTTCGTCGAGACCGGCCGCATCAAGGACGTCCCGGGCCATGCGATGAAAACCGCCCTGCGCCAGGTCGCGGAAAAATTCCCGCACCTCGAGTTCCGGCTGTCCGCCAACCAGAACGTCATTCTCGCCAACATCCCCGATACCGACCGCGCCGGCCTCACGGCGCTGCTGGCTGCGCACGGGGTCAAGGTGGAGAACCAGACCTCCCTGCTGCACGCCGCCTCGATGGCCTGCCCCGCGCTGCCGACCTGCGGCCTCGCGCTCGCCGAGTCCGAGCGCATGCTGCCGGGCCTGATCGACCGCATCGAGAGACTCGGCGGCGAACTCGGCCTGGGCGGCGAGGAAATCATCATCCGTTCCACCGGCTGCCCCAACGGCTGCGCGCGTCCCTACATGGCGGAGATCGCCTTCGTCGGCAAGGCCCCCGGCCGCTACCAGCTCTGGCTTGGCGGCAACGCCGCGGGCACGCGCCTCAACCGCGTGTTCAAGGACACGGTCAAGGATGCCGAGATCGAGGCCGAGCTGCGTCCGCTCCTCACCCGCTGGCGGGACGAGCGCTGGCCCGGCGAGCGCTTCGGCGACTTTTGTTCGCGGATTGTGTTGCCCGAACAAATCAAGGCGGGAGCGGCAGGGGATGCCGCTCCCGCTCCCCTTTCCACATGA
- the cobA gene encoding uroporphyrinogen-III C-methyltransferase: protein MLNASTSSARGFVWLIGAGPGAPDLVTLRGLRFLQAAEVVVYDELVNRELLAHCPPGCEQHAVGKRAGCHSATQPEINALLVTLGAAGKKVVRLKGGDPLIFGRAGEEIAALRAAGIPFEIVPGVTAATASGAAAGLPLTHRDYSSAVVFVTGHQCAANTSALDWGALAKLRATLCFYMGVRRLPEIAQNLLGHGMTADMPIAVISEATLPAQKILTGTLRDAEKLSAGLAGQPALVVIGEVVRLSSFAAELPRLHAQAVK from the coding sequence ATGTTAAATGCAAGCACATCATCCGCAAGGGGTTTTGTCTGGCTCATTGGAGCCGGTCCGGGTGCACCCGACCTTGTCACTTTGCGCGGACTGCGGTTTTTACAGGCGGCTGAAGTGGTGGTCTATGATGAGCTGGTCAACCGGGAGCTGCTGGCGCACTGCCCGCCGGGCTGCGAACAACACGCGGTTGGAAAACGTGCCGGCTGCCACAGTGCCACCCAGCCCGAGATCAACGCGCTGCTGGTCACCCTGGGCGCGGCCGGCAAAAAGGTGGTCCGCCTCAAGGGTGGCGACCCGCTGATTTTCGGGCGCGCCGGCGAGGAGATCGCGGCCCTGCGCGCCGCGGGCATTCCGTTTGAAATCGTGCCGGGCGTGACCGCCGCCACCGCCTCGGGGGCGGCGGCCGGATTGCCGCTGACGCACCGCGATTATTCCTCGGCCGTCGTTTTTGTCACCGGCCACCAGTGCGCGGCCAACACGTCGGCACTCGACTGGGGCGCACTCGCCAAGCTGCGCGCGACCCTTTGCTTTTACATGGGCGTGCGCCGGCTGCCGGAGATCGCGCAGAATCTTCTGGGTCACGGCATGACGGCCGACATGCCGATCGCCGTGATCAGCGAGGCCACGCTGCCGGCCCAGAAAATCCTCACGGGCACGCTGCGCGACGCCGAAAAACTTTCCGCCGGCCTCGCCGGGCAGCCGGCGCTCGTCGTCATCGGCGAGGTCGTGCGGCTGTCGTCCTTCGCGGCCGAGCTGCCGCGGCTGCACGCGCAGGCCGTGAAATAA